A stretch of Paenibacillus mucilaginosus 3016 DNA encodes these proteins:
- a CDS encoding heme-degrading domain-containing protein, with product MLELERKVKEMEEQERVFQFEEFTHETALELGLLLVQEAKRSGVRVTVDITRSGQRLFLHAMEGTTVGNEDWIRRKNNLTGRFGRSSWHTAMRLRLQGEELERDYGLPVKDYAAAGGSFPLHVKGEGILGTITVSGLPDQEDHDLVIGALQKYFDGLRQPE from the coding sequence ATGCTGGAGCTGGAACGGAAAGTGAAAGAAATGGAAGAGCAGGAACGGGTCTTTCAATTCGAGGAGTTTACCCATGAGACGGCGCTGGAGCTCGGGCTCCTGCTCGTCCAGGAAGCCAAACGCAGCGGCGTGCGGGTTACGGTGGATATCACACGCTCGGGGCAGCGATTGTTCCTTCATGCCATGGAAGGCACTACGGTGGGCAATGAGGATTGGATCCGGCGCAAGAACAATCTCACCGGACGCTTCGGCCGAAGCTCCTGGCATACCGCTATGCGCCTACGTCTTCAAGGGGAAGAGCTCGAGAGGGACTACGGACTCCCGGTCAAGGATTATGCGGCGGCCGGAGGCTCTTTTCCCCTCCACGTCAAAGGGGAAGGTATTCTTGGCACCATCACCGTATCGGGCCTGCCCGACCAAGAGGATCATGATCTGGTGATCGGTGCGCTGCAGAAATATTTCGATGGCCTCCGCCAGCCGGAATGA
- a CDS encoding glycoside hydrolase family 43 protein — translation MNIYNEASDTAHPKQGLRLSDIPAHDPFVVADRESGTYYLYTGSGPQLHGMKRCGVVTYKSADLRHWEGPYVVFTVPDGVWANPRHGAWAPEVHAYKGSYYLLVTLHNNDRRLPDSPLIPMPNHWRGTAVAVSSSLEGPFELLQPDGPAVHSSLMTLDGTLYIDEEGRPWMVYCHEWIQMRDGTVEAVPLRADLSRAAGEPVHLFQASEASWDTAERTPGVEGSIYVTDGCQLYRTRGGHLVMLWSSYDQGQYVQTQARSVSGSLKGPWEQLEPLVRGDSGHGMLFRTFEGTWMLILHQPFPMPDSRCKLYEMEDAGDRFRVVAAREDLHG, via the coding sequence ATGAACATCTACAACGAAGCTTCGGATACCGCCCATCCCAAGCAGGGCCTGCGGCTGAGCGACATTCCGGCGCATGATCCCTTTGTGGTGGCGGATCGGGAGAGCGGCACGTACTATTTGTACACCGGCAGCGGGCCGCAGCTCCACGGGATGAAGAGATGCGGGGTGGTGACCTACAAAAGCGCGGATCTCCGGCACTGGGAGGGGCCCTATGTCGTCTTCACGGTTCCGGACGGCGTGTGGGCGAATCCCCGGCACGGAGCCTGGGCGCCGGAGGTTCATGCGTATAAGGGAAGCTACTACCTATTGGTTACGCTGCACAATAACGACCGGAGGCTCCCGGATTCCCCGCTGATCCCCATGCCGAATCACTGGCGTGGAACGGCGGTGGCGGTGAGCTCCTCGCTGGAAGGACCCTTCGAACTGCTTCAGCCGGATGGGCCCGCCGTGCACTCCTCGCTCATGACACTGGACGGGACGCTGTATATCGACGAGGAGGGCAGACCGTGGATGGTCTACTGTCATGAGTGGATCCAGATGAGGGACGGCACGGTCGAAGCCGTTCCCCTTAGAGCGGATTTGTCGCGGGCGGCCGGGGAGCCGGTCCACCTGTTCCAAGCGTCGGAAGCGTCCTGGGATACGGCGGAACGGACACCCGGAGTGGAGGGGAGCATCTATGTTACGGATGGCTGCCAGCTCTACCGGACCCGGGGCGGTCACCTGGTGATGCTGTGGTCCAGCTATGATCAGGGGCAGTATGTGCAGACGCAAGCCCGTTCCGTATCCGGCAGCCTGAAGGGGCCCTGGGAGCAGCTGGAGCCTCTCGTCCGGGGGGACAGCGGACACGGCATGCTGTTCCGCACCTTCGAGGGGACGTGGATGCTGATCCTCCATCAACCGTTCCCCATGCCGGATTCCCGGTGCAAGCTGTACGAGATGGAGGATGCGGGGGACCGGTTCCGGGTTGTGGCGGCACGGGAGGATCTCCATGGGTAG
- a CDS encoding beta-galactosidase → MNEMNTVNERNVTHEAGQKGSVDPNVRFERDAVYIGGTPVILLCSSLFYFRIPRGLWKDRLHKVREAGYNAIDVYFPWNHHEREPGVWDFGGERDVEAFLKLAAEEGLWVVARPGPYICSEWDGGALPAHLLTDRSMRLRDNDPNFLRATDRWFSRILPILSRFELGKDGTVIAVQLDNELDFYDCQDPSGYISALRDMALAYGVSVPLFACAGQGDLYRATGHAEGVMPTCNFYPNDREPAFEDKVVRYAQTLGGRGYPLCVTETNRSHFLLRRLARGRSQAAGPLPPGIGHRFWFHERD, encoded by the coding sequence ATGAATGAAATGAATACGGTGAACGAACGGAATGTGACCCATGAGGCAGGACAAAAGGGGAGCGTGGATCCGAACGTCCGGTTTGAACGGGATGCGGTTTATATCGGGGGGACTCCGGTGATCCTGCTGTGCAGCTCCCTCTTCTACTTTCGGATCCCGAGAGGCTTGTGGAAGGACCGGCTGCACAAGGTAAGGGAGGCGGGTTATAACGCCATCGATGTGTACTTTCCCTGGAATCACCATGAGCGGGAGCCGGGAGTCTGGGATTTCGGCGGCGAACGTGATGTCGAGGCTTTCCTGAAGCTTGCGGCGGAGGAAGGCTTATGGGTCGTGGCCCGTCCGGGGCCTTATATCTGCTCGGAGTGGGACGGCGGCGCACTGCCTGCCCACCTGTTGACGGACCGGTCAATGCGGCTGAGGGACAACGATCCGAATTTCCTCCGGGCAACAGACCGGTGGTTCAGCCGAATCCTGCCCATCCTGAGCCGCTTCGAGCTGGGGAAGGATGGGACGGTGATCGCCGTACAGCTGGATAATGAGCTTGATTTCTATGATTGTCAGGACCCGTCCGGCTATATATCCGCGCTGCGCGATATGGCCCTCGCTTACGGGGTCAGCGTTCCGCTGTTTGCCTGCGCGGGCCAGGGAGACCTGTACCGGGCAACCGGGCATGCGGAAGGCGTCATGCCGACATGCAATTTTTATCCGAACGACAGGGAGCCGGCATTCGAGGATAAGGTGGTCCGGTATGCGCAGACGCTCGGGGGCCGGGGGTATCCCTTGTGCGTCACGGAGACGAACCGCTCCCACTTTTTGCTTCGCCGGCTAGCTCGCGGGCGGAGCCAAGCTGCTGGGCCCCTACCTCCAGGCATCGGGCACCGATTTTGGTTTCACGAACGCGATTAA
- a CDS encoding LacI family DNA-binding transcriptional regulator, with product MAKKVTMQQIADYMGVSKFVVSKALSGKGGVSEATKEKVIKAASQLGYFSKMNPYLPPKPAESTQDGGTKQSVLVLMPNVRFQTKESVYWGRILDGISARLEAAGLGMMIVMEQSADHFLQALNPSGILGLIGVGEISSSVLLEVHRLGVPFILVDHEDGLIPSDTVFVNNYDSMHRLTNYLIGIGHKHLLFVGDPRYSRSFYDRWTGFRSAVEEQGLAPDSPASLLIRLEGYEGFTTQIQEAVEALRRKALPTALVCANDTIALDTIEVLQRMGIKVPQEVSVTGFDNIERSYQTSPSLTTVNVPKELMGSRAVEKLLERVSKDQDATEKLLIAGEVMYRESSAGAAKTAEAEV from the coding sequence ATGGCAAAAAAAGTAACCATGCAGCAGATTGCGGATTATATGGGCGTGTCCAAATTCGTGGTGTCGAAGGCGCTGTCGGGCAAGGGCGGAGTCAGCGAGGCGACGAAAGAGAAAGTGATCAAGGCGGCTTCGCAGCTCGGATATTTCAGCAAAATGAACCCCTATCTCCCGCCGAAGCCGGCGGAATCGACCCAGGACGGGGGGACGAAGCAGTCGGTTCTCGTGCTGATGCCAAACGTCCGGTTCCAGACGAAGGAGTCCGTATACTGGGGACGGATTCTGGACGGGATCTCGGCGAGGCTGGAAGCGGCCGGGCTCGGCATGATGATCGTGATGGAGCAGAGTGCGGACCACTTCCTGCAGGCGCTGAATCCAAGCGGCATTCTCGGCCTGATCGGGGTCGGTGAGATCTCGAGCTCGGTGCTGCTGGAGGTACACCGGCTGGGCGTTCCTTTTATCCTGGTGGATCATGAAGACGGACTGATTCCATCGGATACGGTGTTCGTGAACAACTACGACTCGATGCACCGGCTGACGAATTACCTGATCGGGATCGGACACAAGCACCTGCTCTTCGTGGGCGATCCGCGCTATTCCCGCAGCTTCTACGACCGGTGGACCGGCTTCCGCAGTGCGGTGGAGGAGCAGGGGCTGGCTCCGGATTCCCCGGCTTCGCTGCTGATCCGGCTGGAAGGCTATGAAGGCTTCACGACACAGATTCAGGAAGCGGTGGAAGCGCTGCGCCGGAAGGCCCTGCCGACGGCCCTCGTCTGTGCGAACGATACGATCGCGCTCGATACGATCGAGGTGCTCCAGCGGATGGGGATTAAGGTGCCCCAGGAGGTGTCCGTGACCGGCTTCGATAACATCGAGAGGTCGTATCAGACCTCGCCTTCCTTGACGACGGTGAACGTGCCGAAGGAACTGATGGGCTCCCGGGCTGTAGAGAAGCTGCTCGAGCGGGTGAGCAAGGATCAGGATGCGACGGAGAAGCTGCTGATCGCCGGCGAAGTCATGTACCGGGAGTCCTCGGCCGGTGCGGCGAAGACGGCGGAGGCTGAGGTGTAG